The following are from one region of the Pseudohongiella spirulinae genome:
- a CDS encoding arylsulfatase has product MSIKRHITHVIVLALLVISTATSYAQPNVIVIVIDDAGFTDLGAYGSEINTPAIDSLAESGVMFSNFHAGPTCAPSRAMLMTGVPSHRAGLATLNHLRPEEHAGHPAYQGELAPDVPTIAEHLQAAGYASYITGKWHLGHSPQSLPVARGFDRSFILDASGADNWSQRSYLPQYEQADWFEGAERGTLPDDFYSSEFLVDKTIEYIDQTPAGQPFFSVIGFQAIHIPVQAPREFIDRYNGVYDEGWEVLRQRRHQAAIARGLIPADAQLGPVPDVLRRWEDLSARERERSIRSMQVNAGMLEAMDYHVGRLLDHLKTSGDYDNTVFMVLSDNGPEHNHPTADAGFRLWLWLEGFSQDIETLGEPGSYASIGPEWAIAAGAGGSLFKFHASEGGTRVPLVMSGPGIPSSGALHPFSFITDLVPTILELTGAEALDSGPAFTGRSLVDVLQGRAQSVYGPEDAVSLEASGQSAVFKGDYKLVRNLDLYGDGVWRLHNVVQDPGETRDLSAELPELFADMMREYELYTAEYGVLPMPPGYSGQQMIAEATTRQIIAKYGMMLLVAVFGVVLALLILFYVLFKRPFRSIH; this is encoded by the coding sequence ATGTCAATTAAGCGCCATATCACACATGTTATTGTCCTCGCATTGTTGGTGATTTCTACAGCGACCTCTTACGCACAACCCAATGTGATCGTCATCGTCATAGACGACGCTGGCTTTACCGATCTCGGTGCCTACGGCAGTGAAATCAATACGCCCGCCATCGACAGTCTGGCGGAAAGCGGCGTGATGTTCAGTAACTTTCATGCCGGCCCCACCTGCGCACCCTCACGCGCCATGTTAATGACCGGTGTGCCCAGTCACCGTGCCGGGCTGGCGACCTTGAATCATCTCAGGCCGGAGGAGCATGCCGGACACCCGGCCTATCAGGGTGAGCTGGCACCTGACGTACCAACCATTGCTGAACACCTGCAGGCGGCTGGTTACGCCAGCTACATTACCGGCAAGTGGCACCTGGGCCATTCACCACAGAGTTTGCCCGTTGCGCGTGGTTTTGATCGCAGTTTCATTCTGGATGCATCCGGTGCGGACAACTGGTCGCAGCGTTCCTATTTGCCGCAGTATGAACAAGCCGACTGGTTTGAAGGTGCTGAACGAGGCACCCTGCCGGATGACTTTTATTCATCCGAGTTTCTGGTGGATAAAACGATCGAGTACATTGATCAGACACCTGCCGGTCAGCCATTTTTTTCTGTGATCGGTTTTCAGGCCATTCATATTCCTGTGCAGGCGCCGCGCGAGTTTATCGACCGGTATAACGGTGTGTACGATGAAGGCTGGGAAGTGCTTCGACAGCGGCGGCATCAGGCAGCCATCGCGCGAGGACTGATACCGGCAGATGCGCAACTCGGCCCGGTGCCTGACGTACTGCGGCGCTGGGAAGATCTGTCTGCGCGTGAGCGGGAACGCAGCATACGCAGCATGCAGGTGAATGCGGGCATGCTGGAGGCCATGGACTACCATGTCGGACGACTGCTTGATCACCTGAAAACCAGCGGTGATTACGACAATACGGTATTTATGGTGTTGTCCGATAATGGGCCGGAGCACAATCATCCAACGGCAGATGCCGGCTTCCGTTTGTGGTTATGGCTGGAAGGTTTTTCCCAGGACATAGAGACATTGGGTGAGCCTGGTTCCTATGCGTCTATTGGTCCCGAGTGGGCCATCGCCGCGGGCGCGGGCGGGTCGTTATTCAAATTTCACGCCAGTGAGGGTGGCACGCGTGTACCATTGGTCATGTCCGGCCCGGGCATTCCTTCCTCGGGCGCATTACACCCTTTCAGTTTTATTACCGACCTGGTGCCCACCATTCTGGAGCTGACCGGTGCCGAGGCGCTGGATTCAGGACCGGCGTTTACCGGGCGCAGCCTTGTTGATGTTCTGCAAGGGCGTGCGCAATCAGTGTATGGTCCAGAGGATGCTGTGTCTCTGGAGGCGTCCGGGCAATCTGCGGTATTCAAAGGTGATTACAAACTGGTACGTAATCTGGACTTATACGGTGACGGCGTCTGGCGCCTGCACAATGTCGTGCAGGATCCAGGCGAAACCCGCGACCTGAGTGCCGAATTGCCCGAGTTGTTTGCTGACATGATGAGAGAGTATGAACTGTACACGGCCGAATACGGCGTGCTGCCCATGCCGCCGGGTTACTCCGGTCAACAGATGATTGCCGAGGCGACAACCCGGCAGATCATTGCAAAGTACGGCATGATGTTGCTGGTTGCCGTATTTGGTGTTGTACTCGCATTACTGATTCTTTTTTATGTCCTGTTCAAGAGACCGTTCAGGTCGATACATTAA
- a CDS encoding formylglycine-generating enzyme family protein, giving the protein MTPRSVIPRWRSAIVLLAACLLPSMSVSAGESPADMVLIPGGDTVIGSEHGLADERPVFAVTLPDFLLDKTPVTVAAFAEFVAGTGYITTAEQLGDSAVMQFGTGRWFLQPGAYWRYPLGPDGSEALADHPVTQVSWDDATAYCQAQGKRLPSEVEWEFAARSGHDGDVTYAFGDELFKEGDSLAKVWQANVWNGDFPMINTVEDGFATTSPVGHFGLSPAGLSDMAGNVWEWTADWYGGYEGRSGADDAPSDGNSKVQRGGSFLCDKNVCHGYRVSARSHSTPDSSLMHVGFRCARDVN; this is encoded by the coding sequence ATGACACCCAGGTCGGTCATACCTCGATGGCGCTCTGCCATTGTGCTACTGGCAGCGTGTCTGCTGCCCTCGATGAGTGTTAGTGCCGGTGAATCGCCCGCAGATATGGTGCTTATTCCAGGGGGCGATACAGTCATAGGCTCCGAGCACGGGCTGGCAGATGAACGCCCGGTGTTTGCTGTAACCCTGCCAGACTTTCTGCTGGACAAAACGCCGGTTACCGTCGCGGCATTTGCCGAGTTTGTCGCTGGCACAGGGTATATCACCACGGCCGAACAGCTCGGCGACTCCGCTGTCATGCAGTTTGGTACGGGTCGCTGGTTTCTGCAGCCCGGCGCTTATTGGCGCTACCCGCTGGGCCCGGATGGTTCGGAAGCGCTGGCGGACCACCCGGTGACTCAGGTGTCCTGGGATGATGCCACTGCCTATTGCCAGGCACAGGGCAAACGCCTGCCCAGCGAGGTGGAGTGGGAGTTTGCAGCGCGCAGTGGTCACGACGGCGATGTTACCTACGCCTTTGGGGATGAGCTGTTCAAAGAGGGCGATTCTCTGGCGAAGGTCTGGCAGGCGAATGTCTGGAATGGCGACTTTCCGATGATCAATACTGTTGAAGACGGCTTCGCAACCACCTCACCGGTGGGTCATTTTGGCCTGTCCCCGGCGGGGCTCAGTGATATGGCCGGTAATGTCTGGGAGTGGACGGCAGACTGGTATGGCGGTTACGAAGGGCGCAGTGGTGCCGATGATGCGCCGTCTGATGGCAATAGCAAGGTTCAGCGCGGCGGCTCATTTCTATGCGACAAAAATGTTTGCCACGGCTATCGGGTATCGGCGCGCAGTCATTCCACGCCAGACAGTTCGTTAATGCATGTCGGTTTCAGGTGCGCACGTGATGTCAATTAA
- a CDS encoding DsbA family protein produces MKMKRWLRTRASAVLTSPLYRELRRTKQAVTRRLTGRSAVVHYFHQVDDPYSDLAVRALPHLSSHYDICVIPHIVPAPDKGAAPEPERLMQWSLRDAAELARALGQNPHPWQTAPAAALLSQAQAALAGISDVPEFAAVTAKIREAFSGDEVAVPDIARTENGNAKHALEEGESLRHKLGHYLGGMYYFEGEWYWGLDRLPYLEERLQPLAKVANLQPFVRRLEASVTPTADAAALAAGHQPKQATTNTNRPRLDLYFSFRSPYSWIALPRVFELARTYNAELHLRFVLPMVMRGLPIPESKRLYIVTDTKREAERVGLPFGLIADPVGKPTERGLAVLHHAIQLGKGEAFALSFMRGVFAEGINARSDTGLLRLCERVGISETQMQSALADNTWRAVAEANREEMFTLGIWGVPAFRVNGGTAHWGQDRLWLLEQQLAACQKSAMPS; encoded by the coding sequence ATGAAAATGAAACGATGGCTGCGCACGCGCGCTTCCGCTGTTCTGACCAGCCCACTGTACAGAGAGCTCCGGCGCACAAAGCAGGCTGTTACACGGCGGCTGACAGGCCGCTCCGCAGTTGTGCACTACTTTCACCAGGTGGATGACCCCTACTCTGACCTGGCCGTTCGGGCTCTGCCACATCTTTCCTCCCACTACGACATATGTGTCATCCCACACATCGTGCCCGCGCCGGACAAAGGCGCTGCACCGGAGCCAGAGCGGCTGATGCAATGGTCCTTGCGCGATGCAGCTGAGCTGGCAAGAGCGCTTGGGCAAAACCCGCACCCCTGGCAAACTGCGCCGGCGGCTGCGTTGCTCAGCCAGGCTCAGGCCGCGCTGGCCGGAATAAGCGATGTGCCGGAATTTGCCGCAGTGACAGCAAAAATCCGCGAAGCATTCAGTGGCGATGAAGTTGCTGTTCCAGACATCGCACGGACAGAAAACGGCAATGCCAAACACGCTTTAGAGGAGGGAGAAAGTCTGCGGCACAAGCTCGGACACTACCTGGGCGGCATGTATTATTTTGAAGGCGAGTGGTACTGGGGACTGGACAGGCTCCCCTACCTGGAAGAGCGACTGCAGCCACTGGCAAAGGTGGCAAACCTGCAACCGTTTGTGCGCAGGCTGGAAGCCTCTGTCACGCCCACTGCAGACGCCGCTGCGCTGGCCGCCGGCCATCAGCCAAAGCAGGCAACAACAAACACAAACCGCCCAAGGCTCGACCTGTACTTTTCATTTCGCAGTCCGTATAGCTGGATCGCACTGCCGCGCGTGTTTGAGCTCGCCCGCACTTATAATGCTGAGCTGCACCTGCGTTTTGTCTTACCCATGGTGATGCGCGGGTTGCCAATTCCCGAGTCCAAACGGCTGTATATTGTCACGGACACCAAGCGCGAAGCCGAACGTGTCGGGCTGCCTTTCGGCCTGATTGCCGACCCGGTCGGAAAACCCACCGAGCGCGGCCTGGCGGTGCTGCATCACGCCATACAACTCGGCAAGGGTGAGGCGTTTGCCTTGTCATTTATGCGTGGAGTTTTTGCCGAGGGCATCAATGCCCGCAGCGACACAGGACTACTCCGGCTGTGCGAACGCGTCGGCATCAGCGAAACACAAATGCAGTCTGCACTGGCCGACAATACTTGGCGCGCCGTGGCCGAAGCCAATCGGGAAGAGATGTTTACGCTGGGTATCTGGGGTGTGCCGGCCTTTCGGGTTAACGGCGGCACAGCACACTGGGGGCAGGACCGTCTGTGGCTGCTGGAACAGCAGCTGGCGGCCTGCCAAAAATCGGCCATGCCGTCATGA
- a CDS encoding DUF4345 family protein has translation MIGKIILSVSALVFIAYGLVSLVSPAIPAGFAGLVISNGDAFAEIGAMYGGLQTGVGLFCLLAVLRTEYYRAGLMLLAIGIGALAAGRLVSALLTDDVLSAYTWGALIYECITVVVAAWALRTSHQQSLAS, from the coding sequence ATGATCGGAAAAATAATCCTGAGTGTCTCGGCGCTGGTGTTTATCGCTTACGGACTGGTCAGTTTGGTTTCGCCAGCCATACCGGCTGGATTTGCGGGGCTGGTGATCAGTAACGGCGATGCCTTTGCCGAGATCGGTGCCATGTACGGTGGCCTGCAAACGGGTGTCGGCCTGTTTTGCCTGCTGGCTGTTTTGCGAACTGAATACTACCGTGCCGGACTGATGTTGCTGGCCATAGGCATCGGTGCGTTGGCAGCCGGCCGTCTGGTTTCTGCGCTGCTGACGGACGATGTGTTGAGTGCCTATACGTGGGGCGCTCTGATCTATGAATGTATCACTGTAGTGGTAGCCGCCTGGGCGCTGCGGACATCTCACCAACAATCGCTGGCCTCATGA
- a CDS encoding TetR/AcrR family transcriptional regulator — MTNVVSRKGRVGRPVNANPQQQQERIILAALAEFSQRGFVGASLRTIAQQAGVAHGLIRHYFQSKEDLFRSSADYLFGEMAKTLSQSAETVSSGNPLQQLVLQIRAYVQMSARLPHMAGFLMQAGLDGGEHFDYVIKKYVKPLQELSLLPYRRAVADGLLRDMNPDFIFLIATHAATAPFANVALRQALADADASNEAQVAEYADTLISVLLSGVLTEKGRAERETM, encoded by the coding sequence ATGACAAACGTTGTTTCCAGAAAGGGGCGTGTTGGGCGCCCGGTGAACGCCAATCCGCAGCAACAGCAGGAGCGCATCATTCTGGCGGCGCTGGCAGAATTCTCACAGCGAGGTTTTGTGGGCGCGTCACTGCGCACTATTGCTCAGCAGGCGGGCGTTGCTCATGGGCTGATACGGCATTACTTTCAGAGCAAGGAGGATCTGTTCCGTTCGTCTGCCGATTATCTGTTTGGTGAGATGGCAAAAACCTTGAGCCAATCCGCCGAAACGGTGTCTTCTGGCAACCCGCTGCAGCAACTGGTTTTGCAGATTCGTGCCTATGTGCAGATGTCAGCACGCTTGCCACATATGGCGGGTTTTTTGATGCAGGCCGGTCTGGACGGCGGTGAACACTTCGACTATGTGATCAAGAAATATGTCAAACCCCTGCAGGAGCTGTCGTTGCTGCCCTACCGGCGGGCGGTTGCAGATGGCTTGCTGCGTGACATGAATCCTGACTTTATCTTCCTGATTGCGACACATGCGGCAACGGCGCCATTTGCCAATGTTGCGCTGCGCCAGGCCCTGGCCGATGCCGATGCCAGCAATGAGGCGCAGGTCGCGGAGTATGCAGATACGTTGATCAGCGTGCTGCTAAGTGGTGTGTTAACGGAGAAAGGTCGGGCCGAGCGCGAAACGATGTGA
- a CDS encoding sulfatase: MTIGLVLALPLVAWLTVDRWILYLPGLLIDLRTPTGPNQPVHWRPGPDTPRNSDQPNIILIVADDLGWNDITFYGGGVAGGTVPTPHIDSIAHNGVALNQAMSASAICAPSRAALLTGRYPTRFGFEFTPLPNGMASITTRLDRSIQADFRRPLISHLDQPGIYQADFDSMGMPGSEITIAELLKTQGYKTVHIGKWHLGSTNGSEPTAQGFDESLNLAGLLYLPVDHPDAVNARQDFDPIDRFFWSVGRYSMNYNEGPRFEADGYLTDYLTREAIKVIETNRNQPFFLYLAHWAPHSPLQALKSDYDALTHIEDHTLRTYAAMIKALDRGVGEVLDALEQNGLDDNTIVIFTSDNGGAHYLGLPDINLPYRGWKTTFFGGGIRVPLFMQWPAGIEPGSQFDPFTHHTDLLPTLADMAGTSAPSDRLIDGVNLMPHLRGENPAPPHDTLFWRSGHYQVVISGGWKLQQTDRPDEVWLFHLDADPTEQDNLASQHPDKVAELQALLLQHNNELPPPMWPSVVEMPVTIDKPLGQPETPEDEHIYWPN; the protein is encoded by the coding sequence GTGACAATTGGTTTGGTACTGGCGCTGCCGCTGGTCGCCTGGCTCACAGTCGATCGCTGGATACTCTACCTGCCCGGTCTGCTGATTGATCTGCGCACACCCACCGGCCCCAACCAGCCTGTGCATTGGCGGCCCGGCCCTGACACACCCCGCAACAGCGATCAGCCGAATATCATTTTAATCGTTGCCGACGACCTGGGCTGGAATGACATCACGTTTTACGGGGGCGGCGTCGCTGGCGGCACGGTGCCCACGCCGCATATCGACAGCATTGCCCATAACGGTGTCGCGCTGAACCAGGCCATGTCGGCCAGCGCCATTTGCGCACCATCACGTGCCGCCTTGCTCACCGGACGCTACCCCACCCGCTTTGGTTTTGAATTCACACCGCTGCCCAACGGCATGGCCAGTATCACCACCCGCCTGGACCGCAGCATTCAGGCGGACTTCCGTCGGCCTTTGATCAGTCACCTGGACCAACCCGGCATTTATCAGGCTGACTTTGACAGCATGGGCATGCCCGGCAGTGAAATCACCATTGCCGAGCTGTTAAAGACCCAGGGGTACAAAACAGTACACATTGGCAAATGGCATCTGGGCAGCACGAATGGCTCGGAGCCGACGGCGCAGGGGTTTGATGAAAGCCTGAATCTGGCCGGATTACTGTACCTGCCGGTGGATCATCCGGATGCTGTGAACGCGCGTCAGGATTTTGATCCGATTGACCGCTTCTTCTGGTCAGTCGGTCGTTACTCCATGAATTACAATGAAGGGCCTCGTTTTGAAGCCGATGGATACCTGACCGACTACCTGACACGGGAGGCTATCAAGGTTATTGAGACCAACAGGAATCAGCCCTTCTTTTTGTACCTGGCACACTGGGCACCACATTCTCCCCTGCAGGCGCTCAAGTCAGACTACGATGCACTGACACATATCGAGGATCATACGCTGCGAACCTATGCTGCCATGATCAAGGCGCTGGACCGCGGCGTGGGCGAGGTGCTCGATGCGCTTGAGCAAAATGGCCTGGACGATAACACCATCGTCATATTTACCTCAGACAACGGCGGCGCGCACTACCTGGGGCTGCCGGACATCAACCTGCCGTATCGCGGCTGGAAAACCACGTTTTTTGGCGGCGGCATTCGTGTTCCGCTGTTCATGCAATGGCCAGCCGGTATTGAACCCGGCAGTCAATTCGATCCCTTCACCCATCACACCGATCTGCTGCCGACGCTGGCTGATATGGCGGGCACATCGGCACCCAGTGATCGTTTGATTGATGGTGTGAATCTGATGCCGCATCTGCGCGGCGAAAATCCCGCGCCACCCCATGACACCCTGTTCTGGCGCAGCGGTCATTATCAGGTGGTGATTTCCGGAGGCTGGAAATTGCAGCAGACCGACCGGCCAGATGAGGTGTGGCTGTTCCATCTGGATGCCGACCCTACTGAACAAGATAATCTGGCCTCGCAGCACCCCGACAAGGTTGCTGAATTGCAGGCATTACTGCTGCAGCACAATAACGAACTGCCGCCACCGATGTGGCCATCCGTGGTGGAAATGCCCGTCACCATCGACAAACCACTGGGCCAGCCTGAAACACCGGAAGACGAACATATCTACTGGCCAAATTAA
- a CDS encoding haloalkane dehalogenase — protein MTADEILPGVYRTPDHHFDNLPDYPFQPNYLTLGQLRMHYVDEGPRTGQVVLLLHGEPSWSYLYRHMIPILAGAGYRVIAPDLIGFGRSDKPAMKSAHSHSGHVAHIREFIENLDLNDITLFIQDWGGLIGLRVVAEIPDRFSGVVAANTGLPAASGLRGVIGYPLFRLSLWWQGKVSWEDLQAEPGFLRWAAYSRSVDDMPVGQIVAVDIAEDNPDRASIMHAYNAPFPDARYKAGPAIMPSLVPSELRLNARAWQELGQWHKPFLTAFSDGDPITAGGDLAFHQRIPGAAGQQHVTIRGAGHFLQETHGEELAQVMLQFMSQYRNKGQ, from the coding sequence ATGACTGCTGACGAGATTTTGCCTGGCGTTTACAGAACACCTGACCACCATTTCGATAATCTTCCTGACTATCCGTTTCAGCCCAACTACCTGACACTTGGTCAGCTCAGAATGCATTATGTTGATGAAGGTCCGCGAACCGGCCAGGTGGTTCTGCTGCTGCATGGAGAACCGTCCTGGAGCTACCTCTACCGGCACATGATCCCGATTCTGGCTGGCGCCGGTTACCGTGTAATCGCGCCCGACCTGATTGGTTTTGGCCGCTCCGACAAACCCGCGATGAAATCAGCACATAGCCATAGTGGCCACGTCGCCCACATAAGGGAATTTATTGAAAATCTGGATTTAAACGACATCACTCTGTTCATTCAGGATTGGGGCGGCCTGATCGGCCTGCGTGTTGTTGCAGAAATCCCGGACCGTTTTTCGGGTGTGGTAGCCGCCAATACCGGATTACCTGCAGCGAGTGGCCTGCGTGGAGTGATCGGCTACCCCCTGTTTCGCCTGTCATTGTGGTGGCAGGGAAAGGTCAGCTGGGAAGATCTGCAGGCCGAACCCGGCTTCCTGCGCTGGGCGGCCTACTCGCGTTCTGTTGATGACATGCCTGTGGGACAGATTGTTGCCGTGGATATTGCTGAGGACAATCCGGACCGCGCATCTATTATGCATGCCTATAACGCACCCTTCCCCGACGCTCGCTACAAGGCCGGCCCGGCCATTATGCCTTCACTGGTTCCATCCGAGCTGAGGCTTAATGCCCGTGCCTGGCAGGAACTGGGGCAATGGCACAAACCTTTCCTTACCGCCTTCAGTGATGGCGACCCTATTACGGCAGGCGGAGATCTGGCCTTCCATCAACGCATTCCGGGCGCAGCTGGACAACAGCACGTTACCATCAGAGGCGCCGGACACTTTCTGCAGGAAACCCATGGCGAGGAGCTCGCACAGGTTATGCTTCAGTTTATGTCGCAATATCGCAACAAGGGGCAATGA
- a CDS encoding sensor domain-containing diguanylate cyclase, which yields MQSKFPEMEPRILEQWQGITNLVAKLCRVPAALIMRQNDDTMEVVSGSEHPDSPYQVNEKAPLNGDLYCETVIKTQKLLHVPNALKDPVWDHNPDIELGMISYCGVPVNWPDGTPFGTLCILDRVEKHSTDEEKDLLNQFARIIELTLELLVSNRRFENLSLQDGLTGIANRRLFDVVLKREWAQSHRLKLPLSPLMCDIDFFKNYNDSLGHVQGDECLKQVAEALSAVSKRELDLCARYGGEEFAILLPNTEPKQAFELAEQCRRAVAGLQIPHPSSAVCDVVTISIGVCTMTDSGDVSETALIRAADQALYRAKQGGRNRVEICPTVS from the coding sequence TTGCAAAGCAAGTTCCCGGAAATGGAGCCCCGCATCCTTGAGCAATGGCAGGGCATCACCAATCTCGTTGCCAAATTGTGTCGCGTACCTGCTGCGCTGATCATGCGCCAGAATGACGACACCATGGAGGTGGTTTCCGGCTCCGAGCACCCTGACTCGCCGTATCAAGTCAATGAGAAAGCCCCCTTGAATGGCGATCTTTATTGTGAAACTGTAATCAAAACCCAGAAGCTGCTGCATGTGCCCAATGCATTGAAGGATCCGGTCTGGGATCATAATCCGGATATAGAGCTGGGCATGATTTCTTATTGCGGCGTACCGGTGAACTGGCCGGATGGCACACCGTTCGGTACTTTATGCATTCTGGACAGAGTTGAAAAACATAGCACTGACGAAGAAAAAGATTTGCTGAATCAGTTCGCGCGCATCATAGAATTGACTCTTGAACTGCTGGTCAGCAACCGCCGTTTTGAAAATCTGTCCCTGCAGGATGGGCTGACCGGTATAGCCAATCGCAGGTTGTTCGATGTTGTATTGAAACGCGAATGGGCTCAGAGTCATCGTTTGAAACTGCCACTTTCCCCGCTGATGTGCGACATTGATTTCTTTAAAAACTATAACGATAGTCTTGGGCATGTGCAGGGCGATGAGTGTCTGAAACAGGTTGCCGAGGCATTGAGCGCTGTGTCTAAACGTGAGCTGGATTTATGCGCGCGATATGGTGGAGAAGAATTTGCGATATTGTTGCCAAACACGGAGCCAAAGCAGGCTTTTGAACTGGCTGAACAATGTCGCCGGGCAGTTGCCGGATTACAGATACCGCATCCGTCTTCCGCTGTCTGTGATGTGGTGACAATCAGTATTGGCGTTTGCACAATGACAGATTCCGGTGATGTATCCGAGACGGCATTGATCAGGGCGGCAGACCAGGCTTTGTATCGAGCCAAACAGGGTGGGCGCAACCGTGTGGAAATTTGCCCGACTGTCTCCTAG
- a CDS encoding epoxide hydrolase family protein, translating to MMADSEIRPFIVSISDVQISDLSARLAQRRLPDQLRSDSWQYGTDTDYLDELLNYWQHEFDWRQQEQRLNALDQFVTEIEGLDIHFIHQRSPHPDATPLMLTHGWPGSVVEFLKIIDPLIRPELYGGEAADAFHVIAPSLPGFGFSEKPSEPGYNPEKMAHSLAALMQRLGYERYGLQGGDWGAIINRLHAARYPDRVIGLHSNFVLASPPADPEVLAQTPARDLTRREARQAFMNNESAYQQIQGTKPQTLGVGLNDSPAGLAAWILEKFHGWSDLPTGHPEDKFSKDELLTNISLYWFTQTITSSARIYYENRSTPLREPLGFVSVPTAGAIFPKEIYLTPKLWAEQSYNIVRWTEMPRGGHFAALEEPELLLADIRAFFKQIQQ from the coding sequence ATGATGGCAGATTCAGAAATCAGACCTTTTATTGTCTCAATCTCTGATGTACAGATAAGTGATTTAAGCGCTCGCCTGGCGCAGCGGCGACTGCCGGACCAATTGCGCAGTGACAGTTGGCAATATGGCACGGACACTGACTACCTTGACGAGCTGCTGAACTATTGGCAACACGAATTTGACTGGCGTCAACAAGAGCAGCGATTGAACGCGCTCGATCAGTTTGTCACAGAGATCGAAGGCCTGGATATCCACTTTATTCATCAGCGCTCACCGCATCCCGACGCCACACCTTTGATGCTTACACACGGCTGGCCGGGCTCTGTCGTTGAGTTCCTCAAGATCATTGATCCGCTGATACGACCGGAGTTGTATGGGGGAGAGGCAGCGGATGCCTTTCACGTTATTGCACCATCATTGCCAGGATTCGGTTTTTCCGAAAAACCGTCGGAGCCAGGCTACAACCCTGAGAAAATGGCACATAGTCTGGCAGCATTGATGCAGCGTCTGGGGTATGAGCGATACGGATTGCAAGGAGGTGACTGGGGAGCCATTATCAATCGCCTTCATGCCGCTCGTTACCCTGACAGAGTCATTGGACTGCATTCAAATTTCGTACTGGCCAGCCCACCCGCCGACCCAGAGGTACTGGCACAAACGCCAGCCCGGGATCTGACTCGTCGCGAAGCACGCCAGGCGTTTATGAATAATGAATCGGCGTACCAACAGATTCAGGGGACCAAGCCTCAAACACTGGGCGTCGGGCTGAATGACTCTCCGGCAGGTCTGGCGGCCTGGATCCTTGAAAAGTTTCATGGCTGGAGTGATCTGCCCACCGGACACCCGGAGGATAAATTCAGCAAAGATGAACTGCTCACCAATATCAGTCTCTATTGGTTTACGCAAACCATCACGTCATCTGCGCGCATTTATTATGAGAACCGTTCGACACCGCTACGCGAACCGTTGGGCTTTGTGAGTGTGCCAACGGCCGGTGCGATTTTTCCGAAGGAAATCTACCTCACGCCGAAGCTTTGGGCAGAGCAGTCATATAACATCGTTCGGTGGACTGAAATGCCCCGGGGCGGCCATTTTGCCGCCCTGGAGGAGCCCGAATTATTGCTGGCTGACATCCGGGCGTTTTTCAAACAGATTCAACAGTAA